The following are encoded in a window of Carya illinoinensis cultivar Pawnee chromosome 15, C.illinoinensisPawnee_v1, whole genome shotgun sequence genomic DNA:
- the LOC122296762 gene encoding uncharacterized protein LOC122296762, giving the protein MEEGKVEAIKKWDPPTKVTEFRSFLGLVNYYRRFIKGYSTRASPLTDLLKKNKTWEWSSRCQEAFDDLKTTVTEEPVLALPDCTKPFEVQSDASDFAIGGVLMQEGHPIAYESRKLNESERRYTVQEKEMTTIIYCLRVWRHYLLGSHFVVRIDNIATSYFQSQKKLSPKQARWQDFLAEFDFVLEYKLGKANLIADALSRKGELSAITQAQGELLDIIREGMEHDLLAKNLVENQSPAGLLEPLPIPSHPWESVSMDFIVALPKSEGCRTIIVVVDRFSKYDTFIVTPKDCSAEETAKLFFKHVMKYWGLPQSIISDQDPRFTGKFWSGLFKLMGSALHFSTTFHPQSDGQTERVNALLELYLRHFVSANQSDWAKLLDVAQFSYNLQRSDSTNKSSFEIVMGQQLLIPQSLETSYAGNCPIAFKVAKSWNEQLDVACSYLDKAIKKMKKWADQKRKHAEYRIGDLLSKKDYGPFKVIERLGDVAYRLELPPTSKLHPVFHVTMLKKRVGDSKLIMEELLRFDEEGRMLLQPKEALDYRVITRGRKRRKVWQVLIQWGGVPRAEATWEDYEDMVSRFPQFILEGKDVLEGRGNVRPFRKVAPGQASTRPLTCLVRTTDEPPACSCCSQPACQRGYWPTPRVAQRAAQHATQRAQAS; this is encoded by the exons ATGGAAGAGGGGAAAGTTGAAGCCATCAAGAAGTGGGATCCTCCCACTAAGGTTACCGAGTTTCGATCTTTCCTTGGGCTTGTCAACTACTATAGAAGGTTTATAAAGGGATACTCTACAAGAGCATCCCCCCTCACCGACTTGCTCAAGAAAAACAAGACATGGGAGTGGTCATCAAGGTGTCAGGAAGCCTTTGATGATCTGAAGACAACAGTCACAGAGGAACCCGTCTTGGCCCTACCAGATTGTACCAAGCCTTTTGAGGTACAATCAGATGCATCAGATTTTGCCATAGGGGGAGTTCTCATGCAAGAAGGACATCCCattgcatatgagagtcgcaaactcaatgagagTGAAAGGAGATACACCGTGCAAGAGAAGGAGATGACGACCATCATTTACTGCCTCAGAGTTTGGCGACACTATTTGCTTGGCTCCCATTTTGTGGTCAGGATAGATAATATTGCCACTAGTTACTTCCAAAGTCAGAAGAAACTAAGCCCAAAGCAAGCTAGgtggcaagacttcttggcagaatttgactttgtcttggaGTACAAACTCGGGAAAGCTAACCTTATTGCTGATGCACTAAGTAGGAAGGGTGAACTTTCTGCTATCACTCAAGCTCAAGGGGAGCTACTTGATATAATCCGTGAAGGCATGGAGCATGATCTCTTAGCTAAGAACTTG GTAGAGAATCAAAGTCCTGCAGGATTACTAGAACCACTACCTATTCCTTCTCATCCATGGGAAAGTGTTagcatggattttatagtggctctacctaaaTCCGAAGGGTGCCGTACTATCATTGTGGTGGTAGACCGATTCTCTAAATATGACACCTTCATAGTGACCCCTAAGGATTGCTCAGCTGAAGAAACTgcaaaattattcttcaagcatgtgATGAAGTATTGGGGCTTACCACAAAGCATCATTAGTGATCAGGACCCTCGCTTCACAGGAAAGTTCTGGTCGggactattcaagcttatggggtcCGCCCTACATTTCTCTACCACCTTTCACCCACAGTCAGATGGGCAAACTGAGAGGGTGAATGCCTTGTTGGAGTTGTACTTGAGGCACTTTGTAAGTGCCAACCAATCCGATTGGGCCAAGTTATTGGATGTAGCTCAATTCTCCTATAATTTACAAAGGAGTGATTCCACAAATAAAAGCTcatttgagattgtaatgggGCAACAACTACTTATTCCCCAGTCATTGGAGACAAGCTATGCGGGGAATTGTCCAATAGCCTTCAAGGTTGCTAAGTCTTGGAACGAACAATTAGATGTGGCCTGCtcctacttagacaaagcaatcaagaagatgaagaagtgggctgATCAGAAAAGGAAGCACGCGGAATATCGTATAGGcgacttg CTGTCCAAGAAGGATTATGGGCCTTTCAAGGTGATTGAGAGGTTAGGAGATGTGGCATATAGGTTAGAACTTCCTCCAACATCAAAACTACATCCGGTTTTTCATGTAACCATGTTGAAGAAGAGAGTGGGTGACTCGAAGCTCATTATGGAGGAGTTGCTGAGGTTTGATGAAGAGGGGAGGATGCTTTTGCAACCAAAAGAGGCACTCGACTATAGAGTGATCACACGAGGAAGAAAGAGGAGGAAAGTGTGGCAAGTATTAATCCAATGGGGTGGTGTGCCGAGAGCAGAAGCTACTTGGGAAGACTATGAGGATATGGTGTCGAGGTTTCCTCAATTTATCCTTGAGGGTAAGGATGTGCTTGAAGGGAGGGGGAATGTCAGGCCCTTCAGGAAAGTGGCCCCGGGCCAAGCCTCGACACGCCCACTGACATGCCTAGTCCGCACCACTGACGAGCCACCGGCATGCTCATGCTGCAGCCAGCCAGCATGCCAGCGAGGCTATTGGCCTACCCCACGTGTCGCACAACGTGCAGCACAGCACGCTACACAGCGTGCACAGGCAAGCTAG
- the LOC122296763 gene encoding uncharacterized protein LOC122296763, producing MEACTTTFNLEKAVCNLGYFMMAPNSWIPSTQILQRPLRLSNFSTSVVVSISHPPGNASIIVEVHNTDNVSPQDEKIILEQVARMLRISERDETHLREFQNLHPEAKEKGFGRSSRSPTIFEDAIKSILLCNCTWKRSLDMAKALCELQSQLANGLISMKCEDLNKKSSNKGSKRKRVTEKLTEDKKCAEDCSDSQMLNGKNATSLGNFPSSRELVSLDEYFLKKHCNLGYRAKRILQLAKRVESGKLDLQKFEKESNSISAQEVYVKLKRVKGFGQFACANLMMCMGYYEMVPMDSETRRHLQQVLTSITSLPSYMWIYNDVYIDVIVF from the exons ATGGAGGCATGCACAACAACTTTCAACTTGGAGAAGGCCGTATGCAACCTTGGCTATTTCATGATGGCTCCTAACTCTTGGATTCCATCCACCCAAATTCTTCAACGTCCGTTACGACTTTCAAACTTCAGTACCTCTGTCGTTGTTTCTATTTCACACCCTCCGGGCAATGCCTCTATCATCGTTGAAGTCCATAATACTGACAATGTTTCTCCCCAGGATGAGAAAATTATCCTG GAACAGGTAGCTCGGATGCTAAGGATATCAGAGAGAGATGAAACGCATTTGAGGGAGTTCCAAAACTTGCATCCAGAAGCAAAGGAGAAAGGTTTTGGTCGGTCTTCTCGTTCTCCCACAATATTTGAAGACGCCATTAAGTCTATCCTCCTTTGCAACTGCAC GTGGAAAAGGTCATTGGACATGGCCAAAGCTCTTTGTGAGCTTCAATCACAATTAGCCAATGGTCTGATATCCATGAAATGTGAAGATTTAAACAAGAAATCTTCGAATAAAGGATCAAAGAGAAAGCGAGTAACTGAAAAACTAACCGAGGACAAAAAATGTGCCGAGGATTGTTCAGATTCTCAGATGTTAAATGGCAAAAATGCTACGTCTTTAGGGAATTTTCCGAGCTCCAGAGAACTTGTTAGCCTGGACGAGTATTTCTTGAAAAAGCATTGCAATCTTGGTTATCGAGCAAAACGCATTCTACAACTCGCTAAACGTGTGGAGAGTGGAAAGCTTGAccttcaaaaatttgaaaaggagtCTAATAGCATATCTGCCCAGGAAGTATATGTCAAATTGAAGAGAGTTAAAGGGTTCGGTCAGTTTGCATGCGCCAACTTGATGATGTGCATGGGATATTATGAAATGGTTCCCATGGATTCTGAAACTAGACGTCATTTGCAACAGGTTCTCACGAGCATTACTTCATTGCCTTCATATATGTGGATCTACAACGACGTGT